The sequence CAGGAGACGCCCGGCCGCACCCGCGACGAAGGCCTCGAACTCCGCGTAGGAGCCCGCCTGTTGATCAACCACCCGCATAGTCCACATAGTGCGGGCAGCGGGGCCGCCCAGGTCAAGAGGACGGACGGACTCCGCTCAGGAGGCGGGACCGGCTTCGGCCACGGCCGCCATGAGCTCCGACAGCGACAGGTTGAAGCGCGTCAGCAGGCCCGTGAAGGATTCCCGCTCGCCCTCGCTCCAGCCGTCCGTCACCCGGGCCATCAGCTCGCGCCGCGAGGAGCGGACCTCCTCCAGCCGGGCCAGCCCCCGCGGGGACAGCGCGAGCACCACGGCCCGCCCGTCCTCGGGGTGCGAGGTCCGCTTGACCAGACCGCTGTCGACCAGCGGCGCGACCTGCCGGGTCACCGTGGAGGAGTCGATCCCCATGCCGCCGGCGAGCGCCTTCACCCCCATCGGGCCTTCCAGGTCGAGCCGGTTCAACAGCAGGTAGGCGGCGCGGTCCATCGAGTTGCGGGCCTGGCCCACACCGCCCAGACGGGTCTGCTCGGCACGGCGGGCGAAGACCGCCACCTGATGCTGGAGCGCGTCGAGGAGACCGGCTCCGGCGGGCGCGTCGGGCGCCGCGGGCAGATCGGAATTGGCCGGGGTGGAAGGCATGGCCGTGGGCTCTCTTCGCGTGGGTCCGACAAGGTTGGGGGACAGAGTACGCGGCCGTGCGGCGGCTCGTACGCCTCGTACGAGAACTGATACGGCCGGTTCGGGCACCCGCCCCGCAGGTGTCCCGGATGGCGAGATATCGCCCCTCCCGCACGCCCTGCGAGACTGGCGGCATGAACTACCGCGTGCCCCAGCCCGTCCCCCAGGTCATCCTCGACGACATCCGGGGGGCCCAGAAGATGCTCTCCGGCGTCTCGCGGGTCACCGCCATGGAGGGCAGCCGGCACCTTTCCGCACTCACCGGCTCCCCGGTCCACCTCAAGTGCGAGAACCTCCAGCGCACCGGCTCCTTCAAGCTCCGCGGCGCCTACGTACGCATCGCCGGCCTGCGCCCCGAGCAGCGGGCCGCCGGTGTCGTCGCCGCGAGCGCGGGCAACCACGCGCAGGGCGTGGCGCTGGCCTCCTCCCTCCTCGGGGTCCGCTCAACCGTGTTCATGCCGGTCGGGGCGCCCCTGCCGAAGGTGGCCGCGACCCAGGAGTACGGCGCCGACGTGCGCCTGCACGGGCAGGTCGTCGACGAGACCTTCCTGGCCGCCCAGGAGTACGCGGACCGCACCGGCGCGGTGTTCATCCACCCCTTCGACCACCGCGACATCATCGCGGGCCAGGGCACCGTCGGCCTGGAGATCCTGGAGCAGTGCCCGGAGGTGCGGACCATCCTCGTCGGGATCGGCGGCGGCGGGCTCGCGGCCGGTGTCGCGGTCGCCGTGAAGGCGCTGCGGCCGGACGTCCGGGTCATCGGGGTGCAGGCGGCGGGCGCGGCCGCGTACCCGCCCTCGCTCAAGGTCGGGCACCCGATCTCGATCGACGAACCGATGACGATGGCCGACGGGATCAAGGTCGGCCGCCCCGGCGACGTCCCCTTCAAAATCATCGGCGAACTCGTCGACGACGTGCGCACGGTCTCCGAGGACGCCCTCTCCAGTGCCCTGCTGCTGTGCCTGGAGCGGGCCAAGCTGGTGGTCGAACCGGCCGGGTGCAGCACGGTCGCGGCCCTGCTCAGCGAGCCCGAACTGTACGGCGGCGGCCCGGTGGTGGCCGTCCTGTCCGGCGGGAACGTCGATCCGCTGCTGCTGCAGCGGATCCTGCGCCACGGTATGGCGGCGGCGGGCCGGTACCTGTCCCTGCGGCTGCGCGTGGCCGACCGGCCGGGCGCCCTGGCCGGGCTCCTGGCGGTGTTGTCAGTGGTGGATGCGAACGTGTTGGACGTGAGCCACGTGCGGACGGACCCGCGGTTGGGGCTCACGGAGGTGGAGGTGGAGCTGCACCTGGAGACGAAGGGCCCCGAGCACTGCGCGGAAGTCGCGCGTTCCCTGCACGGCGCGGGATACAAGGTGATGAGCTAGAGACGTCCTGCGGTCCCGCCCGCCCGTCGCTCGGGCCGGACACATCCCCCGTTCGGCCGAGCAGGACCCGCCCGGCGCCCATAGGATTTGCGTAGAAATGCCCTGAATATCCTGATTCTACTGGCCCGATTCACTGGGAGAATCCCTATGCCAGGCGCTATCTACGCCGAAGGTCTGGTCAAGACCTTCGGCGATGTACGGGCTCTCGACGGCGTGGACCTCGATGTCCCCGAAGGCACCGTCCTGGGTCTGCTCGGCCCGAACGGCGCGGGCAAGACCACGACCGTACGCGTCCTGACCACCCTCCTCCGGCCCGACAGCGGCAAGGCGGTCGTCGCCGGCCTGGACGTGCTCAAGCACCCCAACGAAGTCCGCCGCGCCATAGGCCTCTCCGGCCAGTTCGCGGCCGTCGACGAATACCTGACCGGCCGCGAGAACCTCCAGATGGTCGGCCAGCTCTACCAGATGAAAGCCAAGGCGGCCAAAGCCCGGGCCGCCGAACTCCTCGAACGCTTCAACCTCTCCGACGCCGCCGACCGCACGGCGAAGACCTACTCCGGCGGTATGCGCAGGCGCCTGGACCTCGCGGCCGCCCTCGTCGTCAGCCCGCCCGTGATGTTCATGGACGAGCCGACCACCGGACTCGACCCCCGCAACCGCCAGCAGCTGTGGGGCATCATCCAGGAACTGGTCGCCGGCGGTACGACCTTGCTCCTCACCACCCAGTACCTGGAGGAGGCCGACCACCTCGCGCACGACATCTGCGTGGTCGACCACGGCAAGGTCATCGCCCGCGGCACCTCCGACCAGCTCAAGGCCCGCACCGGCGGCGAGCGCGTGGAGGTCGTCGTCCACGAGCGGCAGCACATCCCCACCGCGCGCGAGGTGCTCGCCGGCTTCGGCAAGGGCGAGACCACGGTCGAGGAACACACCCGCAAACTGACCGTGCCCGTGTCGGGCGGCGCCAAGCTGCTCGCCGAGGTCATCCGCGAACTCGACGGCCGGGGCATCGAGATCGACGACATCGGCCTGCGCCGCCCCACCCTCGACGACGTGTTCATCTCCCTGACCGGGCACGCGGCCGAACGGGCCGCGGAGGACAACGGCGACACGCCGGCCGATCCCGGGGCCAAGGGCCGCAAGGCGGCCCGGAAGGAGGCGGCGAAGTGACCCTCACGTCCCCGAACCCGGGCGCCTCCCCGCACGGCGAACTCGCGGCGCCCCGTCCGCGCGGCGGCGTCGTCCAGTCCGTCAACGACTCCCTCGTCATCGCCAAGCGGAACGTCATCCGCCTCAGCCGGATCCCCGAGATGGTCATCTTCGGGCTGATCCAGCCGGTCATGTTCGTGGTGCTGTTCAGCTTCGTCTTCGGCGGCTCGATGATGATCGGCGGCTCGACCAGCGCCAGTGACTACCGGAACTTCCTGATGGCCGGCATCTTCGCCCAGACCGTCACCTTCGCCACGGCGGGCGCCGGCGCGGGCATCGCGGACGACATGCACAAGGGCCTGATCGACCGCTTCCGCTCGCTGCCCATGGCCCGCGGCGCCGTCCTGACCGGCCGCACCCTGGCCGACCTGATGCAGACCGCGCTGACCTTGGTGGTCCTGGCGATCGTCGCCCTCCTCGTCGGCTGGCGCACCCACACGAGCGTCGGCGAGGTGCTGTCCGGCTTCGGCCTGCTGCTCCTGCTCGGGTACGCGTTCTCCTGGATCGGCGCCCTGATCGGGCTGTCCGTACGGACCCCGGAGGCGGCCACCTCGGGCGGGCTGATCTGGCTGTTCCCCGTCACGTTCATCTCCAACGCGTTCGTCCCCACGGAGAACATGGCGAGCTGGCTCCAGCCGATCGCCGAATGGAACCCGTTCAGCGCCACCGTCCAGGCCTGCCGCGAGCTCTTCGGCAACCCGGGCGTGTCCCCGTCCGACGCGTGGCCGATGGTCCACCCCGTCTGGGCCTCACTGATCTGGTCGGCCCTGATCATCCTGGTCTTCCGCACCCTCGCGGTCCGCAAGTACCGCGGCGCGGACGGCTGAGCCCCACAGCCCGAGCCCCACAGCCTCCTACCAGCAGCAACGCGCGATGCCCGGCCGGAAGGGTCCGGCCGGGCATCGCGCGTCGTCGGTCAGGAAGAAAACGGTGACCGAGGGTGATCAGCCGGTGAAGGGCTTGACGTCGAGGATCTTGACCGAGGCCTTCTTGCCGTTCGGCAGCTCGTACTCGGCGTCCTCACCGATCGCCTTGCCCAGCACGCCGCTGCCCAGCGGGGACTGGGGGGAGTACGTCTCGAAGTCCGAGGACGCGTACTCGCGCGAGGCCAGCAGGAACTCCATGGTGTCGTCCTCGTCGCCGTCGAAGGCGATCTTGACGAGCGTGCCGGGGGCCACCACGCCGTCGGACGCGGGCGCGGTGCCGACCTTGGCGTTCTCCAGGAGCTGCGTGAGCTGGCGGACCCGAAGCTCCTGCTTGCCCTGCTCCTCCTTCGCC comes from Streptomyces virginiae and encodes:
- a CDS encoding MarR family winged helix-turn-helix transcriptional regulator is translated as MPSTPANSDLPAAPDAPAGAGLLDALQHQVAVFARRAEQTRLGGVGQARNSMDRAAYLLLNRLDLEGPMGVKALAGGMGIDSSTVTRQVAPLVDSGLVKRTSHPEDGRAVVLALSPRGLARLEEVRSSRRELMARVTDGWSEGERESFTGLLTRFNLSLSELMAAVAEAGPAS
- the ilvA gene encoding threonine ammonia-lyase, with the protein product MNYRVPQPVPQVILDDIRGAQKMLSGVSRVTAMEGSRHLSALTGSPVHLKCENLQRTGSFKLRGAYVRIAGLRPEQRAAGVVAASAGNHAQGVALASSLLGVRSTVFMPVGAPLPKVAATQEYGADVRLHGQVVDETFLAAQEYADRTGAVFIHPFDHRDIIAGQGTVGLEILEQCPEVRTILVGIGGGGLAAGVAVAVKALRPDVRVIGVQAAGAAAYPPSLKVGHPISIDEPMTMADGIKVGRPGDVPFKIIGELVDDVRTVSEDALSSALLLCLERAKLVVEPAGCSTVAALLSEPELYGGGPVVAVLSGGNVDPLLLQRILRHGMAAAGRYLSLRLRVADRPGALAGLLAVLSVVDANVLDVSHVRTDPRLGLTEVEVELHLETKGPEHCAEVARSLHGAGYKVMS
- a CDS encoding daunorubicin resistance protein DrrA family ABC transporter ATP-binding protein; protein product: MPGAIYAEGLVKTFGDVRALDGVDLDVPEGTVLGLLGPNGAGKTTTVRVLTTLLRPDSGKAVVAGLDVLKHPNEVRRAIGLSGQFAAVDEYLTGRENLQMVGQLYQMKAKAAKARAAELLERFNLSDAADRTAKTYSGGMRRRLDLAAALVVSPPVMFMDEPTTGLDPRNRQQLWGIIQELVAGGTTLLLTTQYLEEADHLAHDICVVDHGKVIARGTSDQLKARTGGERVEVVVHERQHIPTAREVLAGFGKGETTVEEHTRKLTVPVSGGAKLLAEVIRELDGRGIEIDDIGLRRPTLDDVFISLTGHAAERAAEDNGDTPADPGAKGRKAARKEAAK
- a CDS encoding ABC transporter permease, which translates into the protein MTLTSPNPGASPHGELAAPRPRGGVVQSVNDSLVIAKRNVIRLSRIPEMVIFGLIQPVMFVVLFSFVFGGSMMIGGSTSASDYRNFLMAGIFAQTVTFATAGAGAGIADDMHKGLIDRFRSLPMARGAVLTGRTLADLMQTALTLVVLAIVALLVGWRTHTSVGEVLSGFGLLLLLGYAFSWIGALIGLSVRTPEAATSGGLIWLFPVTFISNAFVPTENMASWLQPIAEWNPFSATVQACRELFGNPGVSPSDAWPMVHPVWASLIWSALIILVFRTLAVRKYRGADG
- the greA gene encoding transcription elongation factor GreA, producing the protein MTQTSESVTWLTQAAYDQLKAELDYLSGPARTEIATKIAAAREEGDLRENGGYHAAKEEQGKQELRVRQLTQLLENAKVGTAPASDGVVAPGTLVKIAFDGDEDDTMEFLLASREYASSDFETYSPQSPLGSGVLGKAIGEDAEYELPNGKKASVKILDVKPFTG